One Delphinus delphis chromosome 3, mDelDel1.2, whole genome shotgun sequence genomic region harbors:
- the SELENOP gene encoding LOW QUALITY PROTEIN: selenoprotein P (The sequence of the model RefSeq protein was modified relative to this genomic sequence to represent the inferred CDS: substituted 1 base at 1 genomic stop codon), with the protein MNIRMTAPAMWRGLGLALALCLLPTGGTESQGQSSFCKQPPAWSIKDQDPMLNSYGSVTVVALLQASUYLCILQASRLEDLRVKLEKEGYSNISYVVVNHQGISSRLSYVHLKNKVSEHIPVYQQEENQTDVWTLLNGNKDDFLIYDRCGRLVYHLGLPYSFLTFSYVEDSIKSVYCESKCGNCSLKTLEYEDFCKNVSLATVEKTTEAPQPHHHHHHHHHHHLENGHLSEYPKPEAPDNPEHPPPSGLHRHHRHRGHQRQGHSENUDALQLSFPQKKLURSGCINQLLUKFPKDSESALSSUXUHCRHLIFEKTGSAVTUQCKDNLPSLCSUQGLLAEEHVTESUQURLPPAACHASQQLKPTEASTKUSUEKKAEMUKUPSD; encoded by the exons GACAGCCCCAGCAATGTGGAGAGGCCTGGGGCTGGCCCTGGCTCTTTGTCTCCTCCCCACGGGAGGAACAGAGAGCCAGGGGCAGAGCTCCTTTTGTAAGCAACCTCCAGCCTGGAGCATAAAGGATCAAGACCCCATGCTGAACTCCTATGGTTCAGTGACGGTGGTTGCTCTTCTTCAAGCCAGCTGATACCTGTGCATATTGCAGGCATCTAG atTGGAAGACCTGCGAGTAAAACTGGAGAAAGAAGGATATTCGAACATCTCTTATGTTGTTGTTAATCATCAAGGAATCTCTTCTCGATTAAGCTATGTGCATCTTAAAAATAAGGTTTCAGAACATATTCCTGTTTACCAACaagaagaaaaccaaacagaTGTCTGGACTCtcttaaatggaaataaagatgacTTCCTCATATATGACAG atgtggCCGCCTTGTATATCATCTTGGTTTGCCTTATTCCTTCCTAACTTTCTCATATGTAGAAGACTCCATTAAGTCTGTTTACTGTGAAAGTAAATGTGGAAACTGCTCTCTCAAG ACACTAGAATATGAAGACTTCTGTAAAAATGTATCTTTGGCTACTGTGGAAAAAACAACCGAGGCTCCACAgccccatcaccatcaccatcaccatcaccatcaccatcttgAGAACGGTCATCTTTCAGAGTATCCAAAACCAGAAGCACCAGATAACCCTGAGCATCCCCCTCCTTCAGGTCTTCATCGCCACCATAGGCACAGGGGTCACCAAAGACAGGGTCACTCAGAGAACTGAGATGCATTACAACTTTCTTTTCCACAAAAGAAGCTCTGACGAAGTGGATGCATAAATCAGTTactctgaaaatttcccaaagatTCAGAATCAGCTCTGAGTAGCTGATGATGACACTGCCGACATCTGATATTTGAAAAAACAGGGTCTGCAGTCACCTGACAGTGTAAAGACAACCTCCCCTCTTTATGTAGCTGACAGGGCCTTCTGGCGGAGGAGCACGTCACTGAATCTTGACAGTGACGTTTGCCTCCAGCTGCCTGCCACGCAAGTCAGCAGCTCAAGCCTACAGAAGCCAGCACCAAATGAAGCtgagagaagaaggcagaaatGTGAAAATGACCTTCAGATTAA